A window of Clostridiaceae bacterium genomic DNA:
TGAAGTATATAATTCAATACTTGAAATAATGGATAGACATTCCCCGTGTTTATTTGGAATAGCTGATATCTCGTATTCAGATTACGCAAGTCAATATAAATGTGCTTTGGTTATTGCTGTTCCTCATAAGAAGATCATGACAAAAGATGTTTATTCAGAAGAAGAACTTGATGAATTAATATGTAAGGCATGTATAGATTGCGATGGGATAATCAGCCAGGTAGCAGATTTTTGTAGAGAACAGAACATAGAATACCATATTCCGCCAATAGCTCAGGAAAGTGAAAAATCATTAGTTGCTCCATTTTCATATAAATTTGCTGCGGTGAATGCCGGGCTTGGCTGGATTGGAAAAAACGACTTATTAATTACAAAAGAATACGGTCCTAGAGTAAGGCTTGCAGCTATACTATTAGGCTTTAATCTTCCAGTAGGAAAACCTATAAAAAATATTAAATGTGATGACAAATGCAATTATTGTGTCGAGGCATGTCCTTATAATTTTTTGAAAGGGGTAAAGTGGGATGTCAATAAATACAGGGATGAATTAATAGATTATCATTCATGTAATAACAAAAGGAGTCTTTATATAAAGAAACATGGCAGAAAAAATGCATGTGGTTTATGCATGGTGTCTTGTCCATTTGGAGTTGTCAAGGAGTGGTCAAACAAAGTGACTTCTGGGTTATAGAGCAGTTTGAAACAATGAGCTTGCAAAACATTGATATGTTTCCTGATTATTAATAGTTATTTTTTATTAAATATTGATTCAATATGTCGCTTTACACCTGCAAATAATTTTCTCTGAGTAACTTCTTATGAAACACATTAATATGAACAGCTAGGAAGCATACCAAACCTATAGAAATGCAATCATGAAGAATCAGGAGAATTGGCAACTGTTCCAGAACCATACCAAACAAACCGGTAAGAAATGAAATCAAAATCATTGCCAACAGAAGCTAGCGCTTGTCACCTAGTTTTTTCGATATGTAATGGTATGTACGATACTTAAAAGAAGAAATAAAAGTTGATACTTGTTGATACCAAATGATACTTGATTATACATATAACATTTTGATAAAATTATAATAAAAAAAAGCCAACTCAAATTACCGCGACTCAGTACAGCACCTCTCCGCCAAATTTTATGACAAGAGGTAAAACGATGCCTGAAAAATTAAAACGAGGGAAAATTCCTGACACTTCAGAGAAGATCCTGTTTCTGTACTTCATCTTATTTGCGGCCGCTTTGTTTTTTGCTGCGTTTTTCTTTAATA
This region includes:
- a CDS encoding epoxyqueuosine reductase, with translation MGNSNEVYNSILEIMDRHSPCLFGIADISYSDYASQYKCALVIAVPHKKIMTKDVYSEEELDELICKACIDCDGIISQVADFCREQNIEYHIPPIAQESEKSLVAPFSYKFAAVNAGLGWIGKNDLLITKEYGPRVRLAAILLGFNLPVGKPIKNIKCDDKCNYCVEACPYNFLKGVKWDVNKYRDELIDYHSCNNKRSLYIKKHGRKNACGLCMVSCPFGVVKEWSNKVTSGL